A window of Panicum virgatum strain AP13 chromosome 8K, P.virgatum_v5, whole genome shotgun sequence contains these coding sequences:
- the LOC120644513 gene encoding zinc finger BED domain-containing protein RICESLEEPER 2-like isoform X1: MNGLPSKHGIPLDIPTRWNSTLKMVAEALKYKVVLNSYANQYGELPPSEQEWEKVETICEFLRAFEEATNVVSADRKPTAHAFLPLVLCIRHALNDPGWQTNNFMKDLAAAMKFKFEKYWGSDESEMSNPRNKKKDYDFNLAIVIATMLDPRRKSDYLEFFYHKICNTEDQAEKCVDSALEWIRKYYQEYERRVRRATSHQVTCSSDGSRTMGSPMLGKRQVEAEYSTFKSCRRMTRATKSEIETYLEEDTEEDSENFDVLAWWKARTENFPMLSTMARDFLAIPLSTVSSESAFSLGGRLLGDARSSLTPETLEALVCGKDWLYMEKIMDNENNLVHAGQLCGVGVSMTGMSPQPLTLQLTGQIHLPIKVLVQRVSIHCERRKRRASQGGHIFFQNLSLLGYPLFGCFHWMLVL, encoded by the exons ATGAATGGCTTGCCCTCAAAGCATGGTATTCCTCTTGACATACCAACTCGGTGGAACTCCACTCTTAAAATGGTTGCAGAAGCATTGAAATATAAGGTTGTTCTGAATAGTTATGCAAATCAATATGGTGAACTTCCCCCAAGTGAACAAGAATGGGAAAAGGTGGAAACAATATGTGAATTCCTAAGGGCTTTTGAGGAGGCAACAAATGTCGTATCTGCTGATAGAAAACCAACAGCCCATGCCTTTTTGCCACTAGTGCTTTGCATTCGGCATGCCTTAAATGACCCTGGGTGGCAAACAAATAATTTTATGAAAGACTTGGCTGCAGCTATGAAGTTCAAATTTGAGAAGTATTGGGGTTCTGATGAGTCTGAAATGTCTAATCCTCGCAACAAGAAAAAGGATTATGACTTCAACCTTGCAATTGTTATTGCCACAATGTTGGATCCCCGAAGAAAAAGTGACTACCTGGAGTTCTTTTATCATAAGATTTGTAACACCGAAGACCAGGCTGAAAAATGTGTTGACTCAGCTCTAGAATGGATTAGGAAGTACTATCAAGAGTATGAGCGACGTGTGAGGAGAGCTACTTCGCACCAAGTGACATGTTCAAGTGATGGGAGTCGCACCATGGGTTCACCCATGCTTGGAAAGAGGCAAGTTGAAGCAGAGTATTCTACTTTTAAGTCATGTCGGAGAATGACCCGTGCAACAAAGTCTGAAATTGAGACATACTTGGAAGAGGATACCGAGGAGGATAGTGAAAACTTTGATGTTTTGGCATGGTGGAAGGCACGCACAGAAAATTTTCCTATGCTATCAACCATGGCTCGAGATTTTCTCGCAATTCCTCTCAGTACAGTATCTTCAGAATCAGCCTTCAGTTTGGGAGGTAGGTTACTTGGAGATGCAAGAAGCTCACTGACCCCCGAGACGTTGGAAGCTTTGGTGTGTGGGAAAGATTGGCTGTACATGGAAAAAATTATGGACAATGAAAACAACTTG GTTCATGCTGGGCAGCTTTGTGGTGTTGGTGTGAGCATGACAGG AATGTCACCCCAGCCACTTACATTGCAACTCACGGGACAGATCCACCTTCCAATCAAG GTTCTGGTGCAGAGGGTGTCCATTCATTGTGAAAGACGTAAGAGGAGGGCATCTCAG GGTGGACACATCTTCTTTCAAAACCTTAGTCTTCTTGGCTATCCCCTGTTTGGCTGTTTCCACTGGATGTTGGTGCTCTAG
- the LOC120644513 gene encoding zinc finger BED domain-containing protein RICESLEEPER 2-like isoform X2 — translation MNGLPSKHGIPLDIPTRWNSTLKMVAEALKYKVVLNSYANQYGELPPSEQEWEKVETICEFLRAFEEATNVVSADRKPTAHAFLPLVLCIRHALNDPGWQTNNFMKDLAAAMKFKFEKYWGSDESEMSNPRNKKKDYDFNLAIVIATMLDPRRKSDYLEFFYHKICNTEDQAEKCVDSALEWIRKYYQEYERRVRRATSHQVTCSSDGSRTMGSPMLGKRQVEAEYSTFKSCRRMTRATKSEIETYLEEDTEEDSENFDVLAWWKARTENFPMLSTMARDFLAIPLSTVSSESAFSLGGRLLGDARSSLTPETLEALVCGKDWLYMEKIMDNENNLNVTPATYIATHGTDPPSNQGSGAEGVHSL, via the exons ATGAATGGCTTGCCCTCAAAGCATGGTATTCCTCTTGACATACCAACTCGGTGGAACTCCACTCTTAAAATGGTTGCAGAAGCATTGAAATATAAGGTTGTTCTGAATAGTTATGCAAATCAATATGGTGAACTTCCCCCAAGTGAACAAGAATGGGAAAAGGTGGAAACAATATGTGAATTCCTAAGGGCTTTTGAGGAGGCAACAAATGTCGTATCTGCTGATAGAAAACCAACAGCCCATGCCTTTTTGCCACTAGTGCTTTGCATTCGGCATGCCTTAAATGACCCTGGGTGGCAAACAAATAATTTTATGAAAGACTTGGCTGCAGCTATGAAGTTCAAATTTGAGAAGTATTGGGGTTCTGATGAGTCTGAAATGTCTAATCCTCGCAACAAGAAAAAGGATTATGACTTCAACCTTGCAATTGTTATTGCCACAATGTTGGATCCCCGAAGAAAAAGTGACTACCTGGAGTTCTTTTATCATAAGATTTGTAACACCGAAGACCAGGCTGAAAAATGTGTTGACTCAGCTCTAGAATGGATTAGGAAGTACTATCAAGAGTATGAGCGACGTGTGAGGAGAGCTACTTCGCACCAAGTGACATGTTCAAGTGATGGGAGTCGCACCATGGGTTCACCCATGCTTGGAAAGAGGCAAGTTGAAGCAGAGTATTCTACTTTTAAGTCATGTCGGAGAATGACCCGTGCAACAAAGTCTGAAATTGAGACATACTTGGAAGAGGATACCGAGGAGGATAGTGAAAACTTTGATGTTTTGGCATGGTGGAAGGCACGCACAGAAAATTTTCCTATGCTATCAACCATGGCTCGAGATTTTCTCGCAATTCCTCTCAGTACAGTATCTTCAGAATCAGCCTTCAGTTTGGGAGGTAGGTTACTTGGAGATGCAAGAAGCTCACTGACCCCCGAGACGTTGGAAGCTTTGGTGTGTGGGAAAGATTGGCTGTACATGGAAAAAATTATGGACAATGAAAACAACTTG AATGTCACCCCAGCCACTTACATTGCAACTCACGGGACAGATCCACCTTCCAATCAAG GTTCTGGTGCAGAGGGTGTCCATTCATTGTGA
- the LOC120644514 gene encoding benzyl alcohol O-benzoyltransferase-like — MASSSAAPKFTVRRRPEVLVAPAAPTPRELKRLSDFDDQVGLRFQIPIIHFYRRNEYMGSKDPVQVIREALAKALVPYYPFAGRLREHDGCKLAVDCTGEGVLFIEADADVGLEHFGDPILPPFPCLEELIFDVPGSSAIINAPLMLFQVTRLTCGGFILALRLNHTMADAQGLTQFLGAVAELARGAQAPSVLPVWKRELLEGRNHQHPELVHNKSDELVHNKSDEVPGSDTDTKASSNMLPLDNCQLRSFSFGPREIAAIRAQLPPHLQKRATKFDTIAGWLWKFRTVALAPHPDEVMELTVLVDARGRSTAAAGIPTGYYGNAFALPAAISTAGELCRNPLSYAVELVKKAKNQVDMEFMRSAADLFVLRRGQSAPITAGMYYLTDETKARFDDLDFGWGKPVYGGPAEAVGVPSLPWLASFLLASKNANGEDGIVIPICLPGPAMDRLVEEMTKLVRLSADVTLLHQPNVFPVKRSAL, encoded by the exons ATGGCAAGCTCCTCGGCGGCGCCCAAGTTCACGGTGCGCAGGCGACCGGAGGTGCTGGTGGCGCCGGCAGCCCCTACGCCTCGTGAGCTGAAGCGGCTCTCGGATTTTGATGACCAGGTCGGTCTGAGGTTCCAAATCCCCATCATCCATTTCTACCGGAGGAACGAGTACATGGGCAGCAAGGACCCCGTGCAGGTTATACGGGAAGCTCTCGCCAAAGCCCTTGTGCCCTACTACCCATTCGCTGGACGGCTCCGAGAGCATGATGGATGCAAGCTCGCCGTTGACTGCACCGGTGAGGGTGTTTTGTTCATCGAGGCCGACGCTGATGTTGGCCTTGAGCACTTTGGTGATCCCATATTGCCTCCCTTCCCATGCTTGGAGGAGCTCATCTTTGACGTCCCCGGTTCTTCCGCCATCATCAACGCGCCCCTCATGCTCTTCCAG GTGACGCGACTCACGTGTGGAGGATTCATCCTTGCGCTCCGACTGAACCACACCATGGCCGATGCACAGGGGCTGACGCAGTTCTTGGGCGCCGTGGCAGAGCTTGCACGGGGTGCTCAGGCACCGTCCGTGCTGCCGGTGTGGAAACGGGAGTTGCTGGAGGGGCGCAATCATCAACATCCGGAGCTGGTACACAACAAGTCGGATGAGCTGGTACACAACAAGTCGGATGAGGTGCCGGGCAGTGACACTGACACCAAGGCCAGCAGTAACATGCTTCCACTAGATAACTGCCAGCTCCGTTCCTTCTCCTTCGGGCCCCGAGAGATCGCTGCTATTCGAGCCCAGCTCCCGCCGCACCTTCAGAAACGTGCCACAAAGTTCGACACCATTGCAGGCTGGTTGTGGAAGTTTCGCACGGTGGCGCTGGCCCCGCATCCTGACGAGGTGATGGAGCTGACGGTGCTCGTTGACGCCCGCGGCCGCAGCACCGCTGCGGCCGGCATCCCCACCGGCTACTACGGAAATGCGTTCGCACTCCCGGCCGCCATATCGACAGCCGGGGAGCTCTGCAGGAACCCCTTGAGCTATGCCGTGGAGCTGGTGAAGAAGGCGAAAAACCAGGTGGACATGGAGTTCATGCGGTCAGCGGCCGACCTCTTCGTGTTGCGCAGAGGGCAAAGTGCTCCCATCACCGCAGGCATGTATTATCTGACGGACGAAACCAAGGCCAGGTTTGACGACCTCGACTTCGGATGGGGCAAGCCGGTGTATGGGGGTCCGGCAGAAGCTGTTGGCGTCCCGTCCCTTCCCTGGCTGGCAAGCTTCCTCCTAGCCTCCAAGAACGCCAATGGGGAGGACGGCATCGTCATTCCGATCTGCCTGCCTGGCCCTGCGATGGATAGGTTGGTGGAAGAGATGACCAAGCTCGTGCGCCTGTCAGCCGATGTGACACTACTGCACCAGCCTAACGTATTCCCTGTCAAGAGGTCAGCGCTATGA